A genomic segment from Neobacillus sp. YX16 encodes:
- a CDS encoding D-glycerate dehydrogenase: MRPKVIVYKKVDEKVLKFIENTCEVTYFEKLDSQNYPLFLKELKDVQGILGSGVKVDKELLDQAPLLKIVCNTSVGYDNLDLTALADRGILATNTPDVLNDTVADTIMGLILSTARRMPELDHWVKTGQWKSGLEEKWFGVDVHHKVLGIIGMGGIGSVLAKRAHFGFDMEILYHNRSRNEEAEQKFGATYCSLKELLKKSDFVCLMTPLTPQTEKLMGTKEFNLMKKSSIFINASRGKTVDEEALIHALQIGQILGAGLDVFVEEPVNLDNPLLSMKNVVTLPHIGSATYETRFKMAMLAATNLVVGLKGDTPPTLIK; this comes from the coding sequence ATGAGACCAAAAGTCATCGTTTATAAAAAAGTAGATGAAAAGGTATTAAAATTTATTGAAAACACGTGTGAAGTTACATATTTTGAGAAACTTGATTCGCAAAATTATCCACTGTTTCTTAAAGAATTGAAGGATGTACAAGGAATATTAGGTTCAGGAGTAAAGGTAGATAAAGAATTATTAGATCAAGCTCCACTTTTGAAAATAGTGTGCAATACTTCAGTTGGTTACGACAATCTGGATTTGACGGCTTTGGCAGACAGAGGAATTCTGGCAACGAATACACCAGATGTATTGAATGATACTGTAGCGGATACCATAATGGGATTAATACTTTCCACAGCTAGGAGAATGCCAGAACTAGATCATTGGGTAAAAACTGGTCAGTGGAAATCTGGCCTCGAAGAGAAATGGTTCGGTGTGGACGTCCATCATAAAGTTTTAGGGATTATCGGTATGGGGGGGATTGGTTCAGTTCTTGCGAAGAGGGCACATTTTGGATTTGATATGGAGATTCTATATCATAATCGTTCCCGAAACGAAGAAGCTGAACAAAAGTTTGGTGCTACATATTGTTCGCTGAAAGAATTGTTAAAGAAGTCTGATTTTGTATGTTTAATGACACCACTGACTCCTCAGACTGAAAAGTTAATGGGAACAAAAGAATTCAATCTCATGAAAAAGTCTTCAATCTTTATTAACGCTTCTAGAGGGAAAACCGTGGATGAAGAAGCATTGATTCATGCACTTCAAATTGGTCAAATACTGGGTGCTGGACTTGATGTATTTGTAGAGGAACCTGTAAATTTGGACAACCCGCTCCTGTCCATGAAAAATGTTGTTACATTGCCGCATATCGGCTCTGCAACATATGAAACTAGATTCAAAATGGCCATGTTAGCCGCAACAAACCTAGTCGTAGGGTTAAAGGGGGACACTCCTCCAACTTTAATTAAATGA
- a CDS encoding fumarylacetoacetate hydrolase family protein, which translates to MTLLQGTEQEIVDYLLAAEKEKREVEKITTSYPTLTFGQAYEIQQKLIKQKEHEGLRRIGVKLGLTSKAKQEMMGVHEAIYGYLMDDMLAPEWEPLQFSSFIHPKAEPEIAFLINEDIQGTSVTADDILKVTKYVAPAIEIIDSRYLDFKFTLVDVVADNCSSSKFIVGNKWVSPDALNLKEIGVYMSKNSEVATTGNSAAVLGDPAAAVAWAVNKLGETGQGLKKGDIVLSGAITEAISFQPGDTILAQFADLGSVSFSSK; encoded by the coding sequence ATGACACTGCTGCAAGGAACAGAACAAGAAATCGTAGACTACCTATTAGCTGCAGAAAAGGAAAAGCGGGAAGTCGAAAAGATTACCACTAGTTACCCAACTCTAACATTTGGGCAAGCCTATGAAATTCAACAAAAATTAATCAAGCAAAAAGAACATGAGGGTCTTCGCCGAATTGGAGTGAAACTCGGTTTAACAAGTAAGGCAAAACAGGAGATGATGGGTGTCCATGAAGCAATTTACGGCTATTTAATGGATGATATGCTGGCACCTGAATGGGAACCACTCCAATTTAGCAGTTTCATTCATCCCAAGGCAGAACCGGAAATTGCTTTCTTGATTAATGAAGATATCCAAGGAACTAGCGTTACAGCCGATGATATTTTAAAGGTGACGAAATATGTAGCACCAGCGATCGAGATTATTGATAGTCGTTATTTAGATTTCAAGTTTACACTCGTAGACGTCGTTGCTGATAACTGTTCTTCCTCAAAATTTATTGTAGGCAACAAATGGGTATCGCCGGATGCTTTAAACCTGAAAGAAATTGGTGTATATATGTCAAAGAATTCAGAGGTTGCAACAACTGGGAACAGTGCTGCTGTTTTAGGAGATCCGGCTGCTGCGGTTGCGTGGGCTGTAAACAAGCTTGGAGAAACTGGGCAGGGATTAAAGAAAGGCGATATCGTTCTTAGTGGCGCTATAACGGAAGCAATTAGCTTTCAACCAGGTGATACGATTTTGGCACAATTTGCGGACCTAGGGAGTGTTTCTTTTTCTAGCAAATAA
- the kynU gene encoding kynureninase: MLSLENAQQLDIEDSLNRFREEFYLKPNSIYMDGNSLGLLSKRAERTLLESLNDWKEHGIDGWTNGKHPWFFLSEKLGEMIAPLVGAAANEVIVTGSTTVNLHQLVATFYKPEGTRTKILADELTFPSDIYALQSQLRIHGFDPDTHLIRVKSRDGRFLEEEDIIGAMTDEIALIILPTVLYRSGQILDMKRLTAEANKRGILIGFDGCHSIGAIPHSFSEWGVDFAYWCNYKHLNGGPGSVGGLYVNSKHFGTAPGLAGWFGSKKEKQFDMEHSLTPADSAGAYQIGTPHVLSLAPLLGALEIFAEAGIENIREKSLKINRFLMDLLDQELSGMGFNIGNPQDAVRRGGHVSLEHKEAARICKALKENGIIPDFRAPNIIRLAPVALYTSYCEVWEVVQILKKIMEERQYEKFANEREVVA, translated from the coding sequence TTGTTATCTTTAGAGAATGCACAACAACTGGACATAGAAGACAGCCTTAATAGATTTAGGGAAGAATTTTACTTGAAGCCGAATTCCATTTATATGGACGGGAATTCATTGGGGCTGCTTTCGAAAAGAGCAGAACGGACGCTCTTAGAGTCCTTAAATGATTGGAAAGAGCATGGAATTGACGGTTGGACAAATGGGAAACACCCTTGGTTTTTTTTATCGGAAAAACTAGGAGAGATGATCGCTCCGTTAGTAGGTGCTGCAGCTAATGAAGTGATTGTAACTGGGTCCACAACAGTCAACTTGCATCAGCTAGTTGCTACTTTTTATAAGCCTGAAGGGACACGGACTAAAATCTTGGCTGATGAACTAACATTTCCATCAGATATTTATGCACTTCAAAGTCAGCTTCGTATTCATGGATTTGATCCCGATACACATCTAATTCGTGTGAAAAGTCGGGATGGGCGCTTTTTAGAGGAAGAAGATATTATCGGAGCGATGACAGATGAAATTGCGCTTATCATTTTGCCAACAGTACTCTATCGAAGCGGCCAAATCTTGGATATGAAGCGCCTGACAGCTGAAGCGAACAAAAGAGGGATATTAATCGGTTTTGATGGATGCCATTCTATCGGAGCCATTCCACATTCGTTTAGTGAATGGGGCGTGGACTTTGCGTATTGGTGCAACTATAAACACTTAAATGGTGGTCCGGGAAGTGTTGGAGGTTTATATGTGAATTCTAAACATTTTGGCACTGCCCCTGGTCTTGCTGGCTGGTTTGGTTCGAAAAAAGAGAAACAATTCGACATGGAGCATTCTTTAACTCCAGCTGATTCAGCAGGAGCCTATCAAATCGGGACACCACATGTGTTGAGTCTTGCACCCTTACTTGGAGCTTTGGAGATTTTTGCAGAAGCAGGAATTGAAAATATCAGGGAAAAGTCATTGAAAATAAATCGGTTCTTGATGGATTTGTTGGACCAAGAGTTATCCGGTATGGGATTCAACATAGGTAACCCTCAAGACGCTGTGCGCCGTGGAGGTCATGTGAGCCTAGAGCATAAAGAAGCAGCACGGATTTGCAAGGCATTAAAAGAAAATGGTATTATTCCTGATTTCCGAGCACCTAATATTATTCGTCTAGCTCCAGTGGCTCTTTACACCTCATATTGTGAGGTATGGGAAGTAGTACAAATTCTAAAGAAAATTATGGAAGAGAGACAATATGAAAAATTCGCAAATGAACGAGAGGTCGTAGCATAA
- a CDS encoding fumarylacetoacetate hydrolase family protein: protein MEVLVEEIANELIDAESHQYSVAPLTERYSELTVSDAYQIQLEVIGKKLKEGHEVIGKKVGLTSKAMQQMLGVDEPDYGHLLDYMKIADEATVKIADFISPKVEAEIGFILEKDLVGPNVNYLDVLMATKYVVPTIEIIDSRISDWKIKLVDTVADNGSSARVVVGKKLSTIEGLDLRAQGMVIYKNNELVATGSGTAALGHPAQAVAWLANKLHEFGITLKAGELILPGALSGAIAVKEGDTIFSDFGPLGTVSVTFK from the coding sequence ATGGAAGTATTAGTCGAAGAAATTGCGAATGAATTAATCGATGCAGAAAGTCATCAATATTCGGTCGCCCCTCTGACGGAGCGCTATTCCGAGTTGACTGTAAGCGATGCCTACCAAATCCAACTCGAAGTAATCGGTAAAAAGCTAAAAGAAGGGCATGAAGTGATTGGGAAAAAGGTTGGGCTTACAAGTAAAGCAATGCAGCAAATGCTTGGCGTCGATGAGCCTGATTACGGCCACCTGTTAGATTATATGAAAATAGCCGATGAAGCAACGGTAAAAATAGCTGATTTTATCAGTCCGAAGGTTGAAGCGGAAATTGGTTTTATTCTGGAAAAAGACTTAGTTGGACCCAATGTAAATTATCTAGATGTGTTAATGGCTACCAAATATGTAGTACCAACCATCGAGATTATTGACAGCCGTATTTCTGATTGGAAAATCAAATTGGTTGATACGGTCGCAGATAATGGCTCGTCAGCGAGAGTAGTAGTTGGAAAAAAGCTGAGCACCATTGAAGGCTTGGATTTGCGAGCTCAAGGAATGGTCATTTATAAAAATAATGAGCTTGTGGCCACAGGATCTGGAACTGCCGCTCTAGGACATCCAGCGCAAGCAGTCGCATGGTTAGCCAATAAATTGCATGAATTTGGCATTACTCTTAAAGCAGGTGAGTTAATTCTTCCCGGAGCACTTTCTGGAGCCATTGCAGTAAAAGAAGGCGACACGATTTTCTCGGATTTTGGCCCATTAGGTACTGTATCTGTCACATTTAAGTAA
- a CDS encoding LysE family transporter, with protein sequence MSISILISYIILGFTLAAPIGPVNSARLDKGIKNGFWHAWIVGAGSMVADGFFMLLVYLGMVQFLGIPIIQIFLWLFGGFILIYSGVESIKNAGTVTLTYGRDKESLMKCFFTGFIMSITSPLSVLFWLGIYGSVLAKTAQTNGTESLLIYSCMIFLGLTIWDVFVAALTTGFRKLLTVKSLITISIISGASLVLFGLYFGYQGINALFS encoded by the coding sequence TTGAGTATAAGCATATTAATCAGTTACATCATTTTAGGATTTACCCTTGCAGCTCCAATTGGTCCGGTAAATTCTGCACGTTTAGATAAAGGGATTAAGAATGGATTTTGGCATGCATGGATTGTGGGTGCTGGCTCTATGGTGGCAGATGGATTCTTTATGCTGCTTGTTTATCTGGGGATGGTTCAATTTTTAGGGATTCCTATTATCCAAATATTTCTTTGGTTATTCGGAGGCTTTATTCTTATTTATTCAGGTGTTGAAAGTATCAAAAATGCGGGTACGGTCACCCTAACTTATGGAAGAGATAAAGAGTCATTAATGAAGTGTTTCTTTACTGGGTTTATTATGTCGATTACCAGTCCATTATCTGTTTTATTTTGGTTAGGAATATATGGCTCTGTTTTAGCGAAAACAGCCCAAACAAATGGTACAGAATCTCTCTTAATTTATAGCTGTATGATTTTCCTTGGTTTAACCATTTGGGACGTTTTTGTTGCTGCCCTCACTACAGGATTCCGAAAACTCCTAACGGTAAAAAGCCTGATTACTATCTCCATTATTTCTGGTGCTTCACTCGTTTTGTTTGGTCTTTATTTTGGTTACCAGGGTATTAATGCACTCTTTAGTTAA
- the kynA gene encoding tryptophan 2,3-dioxygenase, with the protein MNTPEKNISTGLEKTIQTDFQKEMSYGDYLHLDKILDSQHRLSDHHDEMLFIIIHQASELWMKLIIHELSEAINYIRQNDLEPSFKILSRVSRIQQQLIQSWSVLSTLTPSEYLEFRDKLGQSSGFQSYQNRMIEFALGNKNAHTLAVYQHQTELYVKMQEALHKPSIYDAAIQALVARGIPVDEEVLNRDLSKNYEPNESVEEAWLTVYRNVDQYWDLYELAEKLVDIGNQQQLWRFNHMSTVERIIGHKQGTGGSSGVTYLKRVLDQHFFPELWSLRTKL; encoded by the coding sequence ATGAATACACCAGAAAAAAACATAAGCACCGGTTTGGAAAAAACGATTCAAACAGATTTCCAAAAAGAAATGTCGTATGGAGATTACCTGCATCTTGATAAGATTTTAGATAGTCAGCACCGGTTATCTGATCACCATGATGAAATGTTATTTATCATTATCCATCAAGCAAGTGAACTATGGATGAAATTAATTATTCATGAATTATCAGAAGCGATTAATTATATTCGCCAGAATGATTTAGAACCATCCTTTAAAATTCTGTCGCGTGTTTCAAGAATACAGCAGCAATTGATTCAATCATGGAGTGTTCTTTCTACTTTAACCCCATCAGAGTACCTAGAGTTTAGGGATAAGCTCGGCCAATCTTCCGGCTTCCAGTCCTATCAGAACCGGATGATTGAATTTGCATTAGGAAACAAAAATGCTCATACTCTAGCAGTCTATCAGCATCAAACAGAGCTGTATGTAAAAATGCAGGAGGCACTTCATAAACCAAGTATTTATGATGCAGCCATCCAAGCGCTTGTTGCTCGTGGAATTCCTGTTGATGAAGAGGTCTTAAATCGCGATTTGTCCAAAAACTATGAACCTAATGAAAGTGTTGAAGAAGCATGGCTGACAGTTTACCGTAATGTCGATCAATATTGGGATTTATACGAGCTGGCAGAGAAGTTAGTAGATATTGGGAATCAACAGCAATTATGGCGGTTCAATCACATGAGTACGGTAGAAAGAATCATTGGGCATAAGCAGGGTACAGGAGGATCATCTGGAGTGACCTATTTAAAAAGAGTTCTAGACCAGCACTTCTTCCCTGAACTTTGGAGTTTACGAACGAAGCTATAG
- a CDS encoding amino acid permease — protein MGNKITHLNKGNESGSGLKRELKTKQLTMIAMGCAIGTGLFLGSGLAISTAGPGVILSYAIGAFIVLLLMGCLSEMTVAHPTSGSFGTISEKYVSPLAGFLVRYSYWIANVLAVGVEVSAIAVYMKYWFPDVPGFVWILLFAGVLIYVNATSVNTFATFEYWFSMIKISAIVGFILLGSYVLFGNSAQPNMGPENIVNAGGFLPFGWWGMWVAIFISLFSFLGTEMIAVTAGEAKDPDVAVPKALKATVFRLSTFYIITIGIMLMIVPWKSAGVEESPFVKVMELLNIPGASGIMNFIILTAALSAMNSQLYASTRMMFSLSQGNDAPAFLRTLSKKGVPIKALGVSTLGIFLAAAVNALLPGSSYAFMMGISMFGAIFTWFMVFVSHLFFRRKWEKSNGRKLPVKMIGFPYLTIAGAVLLLSLMITTWFTDFKIMLQFGIPWLLFLTAAYFFFKKGSNTQKPGNDTNDILNENIN, from the coding sequence ATGGGGAACAAAATTACTCATTTAAATAAAGGGAATGAATCCGGAAGTGGATTGAAGCGTGAATTAAAAACCAAGCAGTTAACAATGATTGCAATGGGATGTGCAATTGGTACGGGGTTATTCCTTGGAAGCGGCCTTGCCATTAGTACTGCTGGACCGGGAGTAATACTTAGTTATGCAATTGGCGCATTTATTGTATTACTATTAATGGGGTGCTTATCCGAAATGACGGTGGCTCACCCCACGTCAGGGTCCTTTGGAACCATTTCAGAAAAGTATGTCAGCCCGCTGGCTGGTTTTCTTGTCCGCTATTCCTATTGGATAGCAAACGTTCTTGCGGTTGGGGTAGAAGTAAGTGCCATTGCTGTCTATATGAAGTACTGGTTCCCTGATGTTCCCGGATTCGTCTGGATTTTGTTGTTTGCAGGTGTATTAATTTATGTAAATGCAACAAGCGTAAATACCTTTGCTACCTTCGAGTATTGGTTCTCCATGATCAAAATTAGTGCAATAGTTGGTTTCATTCTTTTAGGATCTTATGTTTTATTTGGCAATTCAGCTCAGCCGAATATGGGACCTGAGAATATTGTGAATGCCGGAGGTTTCTTACCGTTTGGATGGTGGGGGATGTGGGTGGCTATCTTTATTTCATTATTTAGCTTTTTAGGAACAGAAATGATAGCGGTTACAGCTGGAGAAGCAAAGGATCCTGACGTAGCCGTGCCAAAAGCTCTGAAAGCGACGGTATTCAGGTTATCAACATTCTATATTATTACTATTGGCATTATGCTAATGATTGTTCCTTGGAAATCAGCAGGTGTGGAAGAAAGTCCTTTTGTAAAGGTAATGGAGCTATTAAACATCCCTGGTGCTTCCGGGATTATGAATTTTATTATTTTAACTGCTGCTTTATCTGCTATGAACAGTCAACTTTATGCTTCTACCCGAATGATGTTTTCTTTGTCACAAGGAAATGATGCTCCTGCCTTTTTACGTACATTAAGTAAAAAAGGAGTTCCGATAAAGGCTCTTGGAGTTTCTACTTTAGGGATTTTCCTTGCAGCTGCAGTAAATGCATTATTACCAGGCTCCTCCTATGCGTTTATGATGGGGATTTCAATGTTCGGTGCTATTTTTACATGGTTTATGGTGTTTGTATCCCATTTATTTTTTAGAAGAAAGTGGGAGAAGTCAAATGGCCGTAAATTGCCTGTAAAAATGATTGGCTTTCCTTATTTAACGATCGCAGGAGCAGTACTACTCTTGAGTTTAATGATAACAACATGGTTTACAGATTTTAAGATTATGCTTCAATTTGGAATTCCGTGGTTACTGTTTTTAACGGCTGCCTATTTCTTTTTTAAAAAAGGATCCAACACTCAAAAACCAGGAAATGATACGAATGATATTTTAAATGAGAATATAAATTAA
- a CDS encoding alpha/beta fold hydrolase → MVEQYPVLPGAESFFFKGDQIGILICHGFVGTPQSVRFLGEYLASKGYSVYGVRLRGHGTHYEDMEKCSYQDWIQSIEDGYYFLQKHCQEIFVIGQSMGGTLTLNLTNKHRNIKGIMLINAAIKSIPPMERYNNRHIPRYINEGEPDIKDKSVIEITYPKAPVRSIHQLFSLMDETRDKLPTISCPVLAFQSEEDHVVPPENGKYLMATIQSDEKELIPLTNSYHVASMDFEKEFIAEKCSLFIGKHASNVRNLEV, encoded by the coding sequence ATGGTTGAACAATACCCAGTATTACCAGGTGCTGAATCTTTTTTCTTTAAAGGAGATCAAATTGGAATTTTAATATGCCACGGATTTGTTGGAACCCCACAGAGCGTAAGGTTTCTGGGAGAATACCTTGCATCTAAAGGATACTCAGTTTACGGAGTTAGATTGAGAGGACATGGAACACATTATGAGGATATGGAAAAGTGCAGCTACCAAGATTGGATTCAAAGTATAGAAGATGGATATTATTTTTTACAAAAACATTGTCAAGAAATCTTTGTGATTGGTCAATCAATGGGTGGTACATTAACACTAAATCTGACAAATAAACACAGAAACATTAAAGGAATTATGCTGATCAATGCTGCAATAAAATCAATTCCTCCAATGGAAAGGTACAATAATAGACATATTCCCCGATATATCAATGAAGGAGAACCTGATATAAAGGATAAAAGCGTTATTGAAATTACCTATCCAAAGGCACCCGTACGTTCCATTCATCAGTTATTTTCTTTAATGGACGAGACACGTGATAAACTTCCAACCATTTCATGTCCAGTATTGGCTTTTCAATCCGAAGAGGACCACGTCGTCCCGCCTGAAAACGGCAAATATCTAATGGCTACCATCCAATCGGATGAAAAGGAATTGATTCCATTAACAAATTCGTATCATGTTGCATCCATGGATTTTGAAAAGGAGTTCATAGCGGAAAAATGCTCCTTATTTATAGGAAAACATGCAAGCAATGTCCGAAATTTAGAAGTTTAA
- a CDS encoding GNAT family N-acetyltransferase translates to MSRLDRLKMGKVETKHFQQFNELLRYVFQVTKKDLQMVGWEEREIALAKKPVLDQADVLGWFDGEKLVSQLAVYPFQVNIFGKSFEMGGLTGVGTYPEYANMGLMYKLMSQALADMRERKQSISYLFPYSIPYYRRRGWEIVSDKMTFEVRDVQLPKIKKVPGYVERLNIEHPDVRIVYKLFSSEMHVGMLRNDLAWDEYWRWDVDELTAAVYYDKTHKPQGYLLYWISEDVLHIKEMVYMNQEARIGLWNFIGAHFSMVSKVVGNIFMNEPLSFWLEDGDIKETISPYFMARIVCAKQFISQYPFKATGTNIQLTFMLEDPMLEWNQGTFTLKVNANGRGELNQSNDVPTFSLDIQTLTTMLLSYKRPSYLAAISRLKGNTQDVEILENMIERQTPYFSDYY, encoded by the coding sequence ATGAGTCGACTAGACAGGCTCAAAATGGGGAAAGTGGAAACAAAACATTTCCAACAGTTTAATGAGTTATTACGATATGTGTTTCAAGTAACCAAAAAGGATTTACAAATGGTTGGGTGGGAGGAACGTGAAATAGCCTTAGCTAAAAAGCCAGTTTTGGATCAGGCGGATGTTTTAGGCTGGTTTGATGGTGAAAAACTGGTGTCACAACTAGCTGTTTACCCTTTTCAAGTAAACATTTTTGGAAAATCATTTGAAATGGGAGGGCTGACAGGCGTCGGCACCTATCCAGAATACGCCAATATGGGACTTATGTATAAGTTGATGAGTCAGGCACTTGCGGATATGCGGGAAAGAAAACAATCGATATCTTATTTGTTTCCCTATTCGATTCCCTATTATCGCCGTAGAGGATGGGAGATTGTTTCGGATAAGATGACTTTTGAAGTAAGAGATGTTCAATTACCAAAGATTAAGAAAGTTCCAGGATATGTGGAAAGATTGAATATAGAGCACCCAGACGTAAGGATTGTGTATAAACTCTTTTCGAGTGAAATGCATGTGGGTATGCTTCGAAATGACTTGGCCTGGGATGAATATTGGAGATGGGATGTTGATGAATTAACGGCAGCCGTTTATTATGACAAAACACACAAGCCTCAAGGGTATCTATTGTACTGGATCTCCGAGGATGTGCTTCATATTAAAGAAATGGTTTATATGAATCAAGAGGCAAGGATTGGACTATGGAATTTTATTGGTGCTCACTTTTCAATGGTATCCAAGGTTGTAGGGAACATTTTTATGAATGAACCATTATCCTTTTGGCTGGAGGATGGAGATATTAAAGAAACGATTTCTCCCTATTTTATGGCACGTATAGTTTGTGCTAAACAGTTTATTTCTCAATACCCTTTTAAAGCAACAGGTACGAATATTCAGTTAACGTTTATGCTTGAGGATCCAATGCTCGAGTGGAATCAAGGAACATTCACACTAAAAGTTAATGCAAATGGTCGAGGAGAATTAAATCAAAGTAACGATGTGCCAACATTCTCTCTCGACATACAGACACTGACGACTATGTTGCTCAGTTATAAGAGACCCTCTTACTTGGCTGCCATTTCGCGACTAAAGGGGAATACACAGGATGTTGAGATATTAGAGAATATGATTGAGAGGCAGACACCTTACTTTTCGGATTACTATTAA
- a CDS encoding DUF3231 family protein produces MGILSGNPKEEPLHYGEVFDLWSAVLVNNGKIAGYQTMLNHAGDDDLKKLLVEASEICQGENKQLEELLKENGIGLPPGQPEPPEACLEDIPVGARIIDPAIAAGLSADIAAGLVACSQAIGKSIREDIAMMNAQFHAQKVALGGKVLRLNKEKGWLIPPPLHLNKHGDC; encoded by the coding sequence ATGGGAATTTTAAGTGGGAACCCTAAGGAAGAGCCTTTACACTATGGCGAAGTATTTGATTTATGGTCTGCTGTATTGGTGAATAACGGGAAGATTGCAGGCTATCAAACCATGTTAAACCATGCAGGTGATGATGATTTAAAGAAGTTATTAGTAGAAGCAAGTGAAATTTGTCAGGGTGAAAACAAGCAATTGGAAGAACTTTTAAAAGAAAACGGCATTGGGTTACCTCCTGGGCAACCAGAGCCGCCTGAAGCATGTTTAGAAGATATTCCAGTTGGTGCTCGAATCATAGACCCAGCCATTGCTGCTGGACTTTCTGCTGATATAGCCGCTGGATTAGTAGCCTGCAGTCAAGCAATAGGTAAATCAATCAGGGAAGACATAGCTATGATGAATGCACAATTCCATGCACAAAAGGTCGCACTTGGAGGAAAAGTACTCCGTTTAAATAAAGAAAAAGGCTGGCTCATTCCTCCACCGTTACATCTAAATAAGCATGGCGATTGTTAA